One region of Indicator indicator isolate 239-I01 chromosome 35, UM_Iind_1.1, whole genome shotgun sequence genomic DNA includes:
- the LEMD2 gene encoding LEM domain-containing protein 2: protein MAELTDAELRKELLELGYQPGPITATTRKVYIKKLGCLRAEVAAAKRRGRGAPPSPARTPVKPQQASPSRQRSGFNLGHVGATRDSEEEDEDEEEEEEGGQLPASRWGTSGEGDGLSWAGSRGSPPGRSGGLSSRTEGGLSRDSFGGLSTSAQWGTSVERSGGARDGLGSSVSGLGGLSSPSQWDTSIQRSGGLGGGLNPPSQWDTSAQRSRGLSTGLGPSLDGLRGSSSQWGAAAERSGGLSSGLRPSLDRFWGSNSTSQWSQSADRSGGLSGVAGSGTSLDGAGRLSSMSAWGTSAGRSGGLSSKPLTSEESGGLKARSYWGSSGGGSGGQSSRAQWETAGERKRLFSNSWWRREGEVTPSTHWGTSAAPAGLSHRFGRGKEDLAADVRKEADKDLNPSSWGAGLIRRLPWRTRRDPGQGVTARPHLLRTAPKQQAGGEAKGFEYYLSQFLFLASFVLLMIFLGILVVKMIGSGWLDRREESFNLLPVDCNEKTDKFCQSKQKDRVMNMLHELYNYLSVQAGNFECGNPENLKSKCIWVNEAKEHMMNITGSSPQRFEDALHWILNSNKDLGIRLKSRDLLEEVSRVEEVFCLESAHPQMGLGCRFRRAVVTAITNLFLFFWCLITLWGILLFLRYRWRKMEEEEQAMYEMVKQIIAVVQDHYKEWERNLERYPYVGIFHVRDSLIPPQSRKKMKRVWERAVDFLASNESRIQTESHRVAGEDMLVWRWTQPSYLSDSEH, encoded by the exons ATGGCGGAGCTGACAGACGCGGAGCTCCGGAAGGAGCTGTTAGAGCTCGGTTACCAGCCGGGGCCCATCACCGCCACCACCCGCAAGGTCTACATCAAGAAGCTGGGATGCCTGCGGGCCGAGGTAGCGGCGGCGAAGCGCAGAGGCCGCGGCGCGCCGCCGAGCCCGGCCCGCACCCCTGTCAAGCCACAGCAGGCCTCGCCCTCCCGGCAGCGCTCCGGCTTCAACCTCGGCCACGTCGGGGCCACCCGCGACagtgaggaggaagatgaggatgaggaggaagaggaggaaggggggcaGCTGCCCGCGTCCCGCTGGGGGACGTCTGGAGAGGGCGATGGGCTGTCCTGGGCGGGCTCCCGAGGGTCTCCCCCGGGCCGGAGCGGAGGACTGAGCTCCAGGACTGAGGGAGGCCTGTCTCGAGACAGTTTTGGGGGGCTGAGTACCTCGGCGCAGTGGGGGACGTCGGTAGAAAGAAGTGGAGGGGCCAGGGATGGGCTGGGGTCATCTGTGAGCGGGCTTGGCGGGCTGAGCTCCCCTTCCCAGTGGGATACATCCATACAGAGAAGTGGGGGGCTTGGGGGAGGGCTGAACCCCCCATCCCAATGGGACACGTCTGCTCAGAGAAGCAgggggctcagcactgggctggGG CCGTCCCTGGATGGGCTTCGGGGCTCCTCATCACAGTGGGgcgcagcagcagagagaagtggGGGGCTCAGCAGTGGCTTGAGGCCGTCTCTGGACAGGTTTTGGGGATCAAACTCCACATCCCAGTGGAGCCAGTCTGCAGACAGAAGTGGGGGGCTCAGCGGTGTGGCTGGGTCAGGGACATccctggatggggctgggagGCTGAGCTCCATGTCCGCCTGGGGCacctctgcaggcaggagcGGAGGgctcagctccaagccccttACCAGTGAAGAGAGTGGGGGCCTGAAGGCCAGGAGCTACTGGGGCTCGTCAGGAGGTGGAAGTGGGGGGCAGAGCTCCCGAGCACAGTGGGAGACAgcgggggagaggaagaggctctTCTCCAACAGCTGGTGGAGGCGGGAGGGGGAGGTGACCCCCAGCACCCACTGGGGCACCTCGGCGGCACCCGCGGGGTTAAGTCACCGctttgggagggggaaggaggattTGGCTGCCGATGTTCGGAAGGAGGCAGACAAGGACCTGAaccccagcagctggggagcGGGATTGATCCGGCGGCTCCCCTGGAGGACTAGGAGAGACCCGGGGCAG ggggtgaCCGCCCGCCCTCACTTGTTGCGGACAGCTcccaagcagcaggcaggaggcgAGGCCAAAGGCTTTGAGTACTACCTCTCCCAGTTCCTCTTCCTTGccagctttgtgctgctgatgATTTTTCTGGGCATCCTCGTGGTGAAGATGATTGGCTCAGGCTGGCTcgacaggagagaggagagct TTAATCTCTTGCCTGTGGACTGTAATGAGAAGACAGACAAG TTCTGCCAAAGCAAGCAGAAGGACAGGGTCATGAACATGCTGCATGagctctacaactacctgtcTGTGCAGGCTG gtaaTTTTGAATGTGGCAACCCTGAGAATCTCAAAAGCAAATGCATTTGGGTTAATGAAGCCAAGGAGCACATGATG AACATCACTGGGAGCTCCCCACAGAGGTTTGAGGATGCCCTGCACTGGATCCTGAACAGTAACAAGGATTTGGGAATACG GTTGAAAAGCAGAGACCTTTTGGAAGAGGTGAGCAGAGTGGAGGAAGTGTTCTGCTTGGAGTCAGCTCACCCTcagatggggctgggctgccgCTTCCGCCGGGCCGTGGTCACTGCCATCACCAACCTGTTCCTCTTCTTCTGGT GCCTGATCACCCTCTGGggcatcctcctcttcctgcgGTACCGCTGGCGGaagatggaggaagaggagcaggccATGTATGAGATGGTGAAGCAGATCATAG ctgTCGTCCAGGACCACTACAAGGAGTGGGAGCGGAACCTGGAGCGTTACCCTTACGTTGGCATCTTCCATGTCCGGGACAGCCTCATCCCTCCCCAGAGCAG GAAGAAGATGAAGCGAGTGTGGGAGCGAGCTGTGGACTTCCTGGCTTCCAATGAGTCCAGGATCCAGACAGAGTCCCACAGGGTGGCAGGAGAAGACATGCTGGTGTGGAGATGGACTCAGCCTTCTTACCTCTCGGATTCAGAGCATTGA